A single Candoia aspera isolate rCanAsp1 chromosome 5, rCanAsp1.hap2, whole genome shotgun sequence DNA region contains:
- the HSPA13 gene encoding heat shock 70 kDa protein 13 codes for MAGEMTVLGSAILTLLLAGYLAQQYLPMPTPKVIGIDLGTTYCSVGVFLPGTGQVKVIPDENGHNSIPSIVSFTENDVYVGYDGLELADANPQNTVYDAKRFIGKIFTPKELLNESSRYPFKILNNKGAAEFSVVTNETIRVTPEYIGSQLLLKLKRMSEDYLGLPVSKAVISVPAEFDERQRNYTIKAASLAGLEILRVINEPTAAAMAYGLHKADVSNVMVVDLGGGTLDVSLLNKQGGMFLTRAMAGNNKLGGQDFNQRLMQYLYNEIHHMYGSLPSKKEEIHRLRQAVESVKLNLTIHTSSTIRISLTMPEKKNQHENLQEDNRHENYSPDTEIGMKENGKDSFSKSLDGTWKTISFETEISRKLFETLNEDLFEKILVPIAQVLKEGHLHKTEVDEIVLVGGSTRIPRIRKVITEFFGKKPNTSVDPDLAVVIGVAIQAGIVGGSWPLQVSAVEIPNRHLRKMNFN; via the exons ATGGCCGGGGAAATGACGGTGTTGG GTTCTGCTATTTTGACCCTTTTACTGGCTGGATATCTAGCCCAACAGTATTTACCTATGCCCACACCAAAAGTAATAGGGATTGACCTTGGTACCACATACTGTTCAGTTGGAGTGTTCCTTCCTGGTACAGGGCAGGTGAAAGTGATTCCAGATGAAAATGGACACAACAGCATTCCAAGCATAGTGTCATTTACTGAGAATGATGTGTATGTGGGATATGATGGGCTAGAATTAGCAGATGCAAATCCACAGAACACTGTGTATGATGCCAAGAGATTTATAGGGAAGATCTTCACACCAAAGGAACTTTTAAATGAAAGCAGCAGATATCCATTTAAG aTCCTTAACAACAAGGGAGCTGCTGAATTTTCTGTTGTAACCAATGAGACTATTAGGGTAACCCCAGAATATATTGGTTCTCAGCTTCTTTTGAAATTGAAAAGAATGTCAGAGGATTATCTTGGACTGCCGGTTTCCAAAGCAGTTATTTCAGTGCCAGCAGAGTTTGATGAAAGGCAGCGGAACTACACAATTAAGGCAGCTAGCCTTGCAG GACTGGAAATTCTGCGGGTAATTAATGAGCCCACTGCTGCAGCAATGGCATATGGTCTTCACAAGGCTGATGTCTCTAATGTTATGGTGGTAGATCTGGGTGGAGGAACCTTGGATGTCTCCCTGCTAAATAAACAAGGAGGGATGTTCCTAACTCGAGCTATGGCAG GGAACAACAAACTTGGAGGACAGGACTTCAATCAACGGTTGATGCAATACCTCTATAATGAAATTCATCACATGTACGGCTCTCTGCcttctaaaaaagaagaaatacatcgACTCAGGCAGGCTGTAGAATCTGTCAAATTAAATTTGACAATTCATACCTCTTCCACAATCCGAATTTCTCTTACTATGCCAGAGAAGAAAAACCAACATGAAAACCTGCAGGAGGATAACAGACATGAAAATTACTCTCCAGATACAGAAATCGGCATGAAAGAGAACGGGAAAGATAGTTTTTCAAAATCTCTTGATGGCACATGGAAAACAATTAGCTTTGAAACAGAAATTTCCCGGAAACTCTTTGAGACATTAAATGAGGACCTTTTTGAGAAAATTCTTGTGCCCATTGCACAGGTACTGAAGGAAGGACATCTACACAAGACAGAAGTAGATGAGATTGTATTAGTTGGAGGCTCCACCCGAATTCCAAGAATACGTAAAGTTATTACAGAATTCTTTGGAAAGAAACCCAACACTTCTGTTGATCCAGACCTAGCTGTTGTAATAGGGGTGGCAATCCAAGCAGGAATTGTTGGGGGATCTTGGCCTCTTCAAGTTAGTGCTGTGGAAATCCCAAACAGGCATTTACGAAAGATGAATTTCAATTGA